In a genomic window of Mageeibacillus indolicus UPII9-5:
- the aspS gene encoding aspartate--tRNA ligase: MNNKSIADLHRSCMCAEVTDNQVGEQVTLMGWCHKQRDLGGLIFITLRDRSGEIQICVNESSPEAARTAAAKTRSEYVLAVIGKVSRRSAPNPQMKTGNIEILADEIRILSEAETPPFYIEEGMQAKDSLRLKYRYLDLRRPDMQRTLILRHNITNIIHRYFNEHGFLEIETPMLGRSTPEGARDYLVPSRVFPGHFFALPQSPQLYKQLLMVAGYDRYVQIARCFRDEDLRADRQPEFTQVDLEMSFVNPIDVQTVVEGLLAEIFAEIKGIKIDLPLQRMPYAEAMERFGSDKPDLRFAMEINNVSDWAAKLDFAVFKNALALPKGRVACIQVPGAASMTRKQIDSLGEFVKTYRASGLAWLAFGAETRGSFLKFVTDVDIAEIKQKLSVKDGDLLLFVADKYQVVQDSLGQLRCEVAKRLNMIDENQYKLLWVTEFPLLEYSEEEHRYTAMHHPFTSPMEEDLPLLTSDPGAVRAKAYDVVLNGTELGGGSIRIHDQDLQKQMFGLLGFTEEQAFANFGFLLEAFRYGVAPHGGCALGLDRLVMKLSGITDIRDVIAFPKVQTSADLMTMAPGTVSDKQLAELKLNLQPDIAEGNE; encoded by the coding sequence ATGAACAATAAATCAATAGCTGATTTGCACCGCAGTTGCATGTGCGCGGAAGTCACGGACAATCAGGTAGGTGAACAGGTTACATTGATGGGTTGGTGTCATAAACAACGCGACCTTGGCGGCCTGATATTCATTACATTACGCGATCGCTCTGGCGAAATTCAAATCTGCGTCAACGAAAGTTCGCCGGAAGCTGCCCGCACGGCTGCAGCTAAGACGAGAAGCGAATATGTTTTGGCGGTTATCGGTAAAGTATCTCGCCGCAGTGCGCCTAATCCGCAAATGAAAACCGGCAATATCGAAATTTTGGCGGACGAAATTAGAATTTTAAGTGAAGCTGAGACGCCACCGTTTTACATTGAAGAAGGAATGCAGGCTAAGGATTCTTTGCGGCTGAAATATCGTTATTTGGATTTGCGTCGGCCCGACATGCAACGTACCTTGATTTTGCGCCACAACATCACCAACATCATTCATCGTTATTTCAATGAGCATGGATTCTTGGAAATAGAGACACCTATGCTTGGCCGCAGCACCCCGGAAGGTGCACGTGACTATTTGGTGCCTAGTCGAGTTTTCCCGGGACATTTTTTTGCTTTACCGCAGTCACCGCAGCTTTATAAGCAGCTTCTTATGGTTGCTGGTTATGACCGTTATGTTCAAATTGCCAGATGTTTCCGCGATGAAGATTTGCGAGCGGATCGTCAGCCGGAATTTACGCAAGTCGACTTGGAAATGTCTTTTGTCAATCCTATAGATGTTCAGACGGTGGTTGAGGGCCTGTTGGCAGAGATTTTTGCTGAAATAAAAGGGATAAAAATTGATCTTCCACTCCAACGTATGCCTTATGCTGAAGCAATGGAACGATTCGGATCCGATAAACCTGATCTGCGTTTTGCTATGGAAATCAATAATGTTTCTGATTGGGCAGCGAAACTTGATTTCGCGGTCTTCAAAAATGCTTTGGCTTTGCCCAAGGGACGAGTCGCTTGTATTCAGGTTCCCGGTGCTGCGAGCATGACTCGGAAACAAATCGACAGTTTAGGTGAGTTTGTCAAGACTTATCGGGCCAGCGGGTTGGCTTGGCTGGCTTTCGGCGCGGAAACCCGTGGCTCTTTCCTTAAGTTTGTAACGGATGTCGATATTGCTGAAATAAAGCAAAAATTATCTGTTAAGGATGGCGATCTTCTCCTCTTCGTGGCGGATAAATATCAGGTCGTTCAAGACTCTTTGGGTCAGTTACGCTGTGAAGTTGCTAAACGTTTGAATATGATTGATGAAAATCAATATAAACTTCTTTGGGTTACCGAATTTCCTTTGCTCGAATACAGTGAAGAGGAGCATCGTTATACGGCGATGCATCATCCGTTCACTTCACCTATGGAGGAGGATTTGCCTCTGCTCACATCCGATCCCGGAGCTGTGCGTGCTAAAGCCTATGACGTTGTTTTGAACGGAACTGAGCTTGGTGGCGGCAGTATTCGTATCCATGACCAGGATTTGCAAAAACAGATGTTTGGGTTGCTCGGATTTACAGAAGAACAGGCTTTCGCGAACTTCGGCTTCTTGCTAGAGGCTTTCCGTTATGGGGTGGCACCGCACGGCGGTTGTGCTTTGGGGCTGGATCGTCTGGTCATGAAACTGAGCGGAATTACTGATATCCGTGACGTAATTGCTTTCCCTAAAGTACAAACTTCCGCCGATTTGATGACTATGGCCCCTGGAACGGTCAGTGACAAGCAGCTGGCTGAACTTAAACTTAATTTGCAACCTGATATAGCCGAGGGAAATGAATGA
- the hisS gene encoding histidine--tRNA ligase: MKYSAPRGTRDILPDEIYRWQYVERVFAEVCRQFAFSEIRIPTFEATEVFARGVGGSTDIVRKEMYTFLDKSDRSMTLRPEGTAGVVRSFIEQGMSSLPYPVRLYYNLNLFRYERVAKGRYREFHQLGAEAFGAAGAMMDIEMIALLHSFFKRLGLHSTALHINSIGTPACRSEYNKVLREYLRPYETELCGDCCERLAKNPLRVLDCKVDHCHEIARNAPRLLDYLDTESAEHFAALKDGLTALGIPFVIDTDIVRGLDYYTKTVFEFVSENVGTQGTICGGGRYDCLVEEMGGTAVPAVGFALGEERLLMEMAAQQLDIPRPTPTDIYVAPMGENAQWKAMCLINQLREGGIVAQTDLCGRTLKAQMKFADKIGARFVLVLGENELTSGYAELKNMQDGSKTSIHWEDLPHNLNLLR, translated from the coding sequence ATGAAGTATTCTGCTCCACGGGGAACGAGGGATATTCTGCCTGACGAAATATATCGTTGGCAGTATGTTGAACGGGTATTTGCTGAGGTGTGCCGGCAATTCGCTTTTTCGGAAATTCGCATACCGACATTCGAAGCAACTGAGGTTTTTGCCCGCGGTGTCGGCGGTTCAACCGATATCGTGCGTAAAGAAATGTACACTTTTTTGGATAAAAGCGACCGCAGTATGACCTTAAGGCCGGAGGGAACGGCCGGTGTAGTGCGCAGTTTCATTGAACAGGGCATGAGTTCTTTGCCTTATCCGGTAAGGCTTTATTACAACTTGAACTTGTTCCGCTATGAAAGGGTGGCTAAAGGCCGCTATCGCGAGTTTCACCAATTGGGAGCCGAGGCTTTTGGGGCTGCCGGAGCGATGATGGACATTGAAATGATTGCGTTACTGCACAGTTTTTTCAAACGGCTGGGCTTGCATTCGACCGCTTTACATATCAACAGTATAGGAACACCTGCCTGCCGGTCAGAATATAACAAAGTTTTGCGCGAATATTTGCGTCCGTATGAGACGGAGCTTTGTGGTGATTGTTGCGAACGTCTGGCCAAAAATCCGTTGCGTGTTTTGGATTGCAAAGTGGATCATTGCCACGAAATAGCTCGCAATGCTCCGCGGCTTTTGGACTATCTCGATACGGAAAGTGCGGAACATTTCGCTGCATTAAAGGATGGCTTAACCGCTCTCGGCATACCGTTTGTGATTGATACGGATATTGTTCGCGGACTTGACTATTATACTAAAACTGTGTTTGAGTTTGTTTCGGAAAATGTAGGTACGCAGGGGACTATTTGTGGGGGCGGTCGCTATGACTGCCTGGTTGAAGAGATGGGTGGAACCGCGGTTCCGGCGGTCGGTTTTGCTTTGGGCGAAGAGCGGCTGCTCATGGAAATGGCAGCACAGCAATTGGACATTCCTCGACCGACACCGACAGATATATATGTCGCTCCTATGGGGGAAAACGCGCAGTGGAAAGCCATGTGCCTGATCAATCAATTGCGGGAAGGCGGCATTGTGGCCCAAACTGATTTGTGCGGACGGACTTTGAAAGCGCAGATGAAGTTTGCCGACAAAATCGGGGCGCGTTTCGTTTTAGTCTTGGGCGAAAATGAATTGACAAGCGGTTACGCTGAGCTTAAAAATATGCAAGACGGCAGCAAGACATCGATACATTGGGAAGATTTGCCGCATAATCTGAATTTACTGAGATGA
- a CDS encoding RsmE family RNA methyltransferase: MKKVRLEVDLDEGWQQISLDAAARHHLCNVQRALSGEKVLLVDKSGRRFFSELGKNGCVKRMGDCLADTEPPYRVYLIQGMPKGDKWEFILQKGVELGATDFYPLNLQRSIARVKKEDLSKKVIRWNKIIAAAALQSGRTGCPIIHPVTDLKACVAELALLPNTLRVVAWEEERSLSLADAISDYRKHCGIPEHICIVIGPEGGLAADEIGVLKESGFQVVSLGRRILRTETAGIMALANLTYEFE, encoded by the coding sequence ATGAAGAAAGTAAGATTGGAAGTCGATTTGGATGAAGGATGGCAGCAAATCAGTTTGGATGCAGCGGCTCGGCATCATCTGTGTAATGTGCAACGTGCGCTATCGGGTGAAAAAGTTCTGCTTGTGGACAAGTCCGGCCGACGCTTTTTCAGTGAGTTAGGAAAAAATGGCTGCGTAAAACGAATGGGAGATTGTTTGGCGGATACTGAACCTCCGTACCGAGTCTATCTTATCCAAGGTATGCCTAAGGGTGACAAATGGGAATTTATTTTGCAAAAAGGCGTCGAACTTGGAGCAACCGATTTTTATCCGCTTAACTTGCAACGATCCATAGCAAGGGTCAAAAAAGAGGATTTGAGCAAAAAAGTGATACGTTGGAACAAAATAATCGCTGCTGCGGCCTTGCAGTCCGGCCGTACAGGATGTCCGATTATTCATCCAGTTACCGATCTGAAGGCTTGCGTTGCCGAGCTTGCGCTTTTGCCGAACACCTTGCGGGTGGTGGCTTGGGAAGAAGAGCGAAGTCTAAGTTTGGCCGATGCCATAAGTGATTATCGCAAACATTGTGGCATTCCTGAACATATCTGCATTGTAATAGGGCCGGAGGGAGGTTTGGCAGCCGATGAAATTGGTGTTCTTAAAGAAAGCGGCTTTCAGGTAGTCAGCTTAGGGCGACGTATCCTGAGAACTGAAACGGCCGGCATTATGGCTTTGGCTAATTTGACCTATGAATTTGAATGA
- a CDS encoding exodeoxyribonuclease III, which yields MTKLISWNVNGLRACVEKGFVESMQHLSADIICIQESKLQAGQIDLDLPGYCQYWNYARKKGYSGTAIFSKIEPLRVTYGMNMPDHDQEGRLITAEFPDYYLCTVYTPNSQDGLKRLVYRQSWERDFLTYLQELRRVKPVIICGDLNVAHREIDLKNPAANRKNPGFTDEERAEFQTLLDAGFVDTFRYFYPEKPEEYSWWSYRFNARSRNAGWRIDYFLVSNELTDRLQSASIHQEIFGSDHCPVELILK from the coding sequence GTGACAAAATTAATTTCATGGAATGTCAACGGTCTGCGCGCCTGTGTTGAAAAAGGATTCGTAGAATCGATGCAACATCTTTCTGCCGATATAATATGTATCCAAGAAAGCAAATTACAAGCCGGACAAATAGATCTCGATTTACCTGGATACTGCCAGTATTGGAATTACGCCCGCAAAAAAGGCTATTCCGGCACGGCTATTTTCAGCAAAATCGAACCTCTGCGAGTAACCTATGGAATGAATATGCCGGATCACGATCAAGAGGGTCGCCTGATCACCGCTGAATTTCCCGACTACTACTTATGTACGGTTTACACACCGAACTCCCAGGACGGACTTAAACGCTTGGTTTATCGACAAAGCTGGGAACGAGATTTTCTCACCTATCTTCAGGAACTAAGACGAGTTAAACCGGTTATCATATGCGGGGACTTAAATGTAGCCCACCGTGAAATCGATCTGAAAAATCCTGCTGCCAATCGCAAAAATCCCGGCTTTACCGATGAAGAACGCGCAGAATTTCAAACTTTGCTCGATGCAGGATTTGTTGATACTTTTAGATATTTTTATCCTGAAAAGCCGGAAGAGTATTCGTGGTGGTCTTACAGGTTCAACGCCCGTTCACGTAATGCAGGATGGAGAATTGACTATTTTCTAGTTAGCAACGAATTGACCGACCGTTTGCAATCCGCCTCCATTCATCAAGAAATTTTCGGTTCGGACCATTGCCCGGTCGAACTGATTTTAAAATAA
- the radA gene encoding DNA repair protein RadA produces MSKEKSLYFCSECGYETPGWLGKCPACGMWNTLVESTKITGKPTNRKTAGGGIGAGIQNGWLQSQVLADATKTGRTASDTGTILTLAEIEAKKVDRYSSGMAEFDRVLGGGFVPGSIVLVGGDPGIGKSTLLLQICAEVPTNNIILYVCGEESPEQIKLRARRLKVSRKELRLLPETSFDKIAAAIITHKPSLVIIDSIQTIYAEDIASVPGSVSQVRDCTAGFMRLAKMLNITMVLIGHVTKDGNLAGPRILEHMVDTVLYFEQNAQSDLRFIRAVKNRFGATNELGIFSMHSTGLTAIQNPSEMMLAGRPLNTPGTTLTVTSEGTRPLLIELQALIVPCNYSVPQRMTSNLDRNRVSMLLAVADKFLQAKFDTSDVYINIVSGLKVNDTGTDLAVVSALLSSKRNLPLPPDTLICGEIGLTGELRPVNSIAGKIAEADRLGIKQMILPSSNHSTCRQLKEPSRVELIFVDNLRQTADILFK; encoded by the coding sequence ATGTCTAAAGAAAAATCGCTTTATTTTTGCAGTGAATGCGGCTATGAAACGCCGGGATGGTTGGGCAAATGCCCGGCCTGTGGGATGTGGAATACCTTAGTTGAATCTACTAAAATAACCGGCAAGCCAACCAATCGCAAAACTGCAGGGGGCGGAATCGGCGCCGGGATCCAAAATGGTTGGTTGCAGAGTCAAGTCCTCGCCGATGCGACAAAAACCGGCCGAACCGCCTCAGATACGGGCACAATTTTGACACTTGCTGAAATAGAAGCAAAAAAAGTTGACCGCTATTCTTCCGGGATGGCAGAGTTTGATCGTGTTTTGGGCGGCGGCTTCGTTCCCGGATCGATCGTTTTGGTAGGTGGCGATCCTGGTATTGGAAAGTCAACTTTGCTTTTACAAATTTGCGCCGAAGTTCCTACGAACAATATAATTCTTTACGTCTGCGGTGAGGAATCACCAGAACAAATAAAACTGCGGGCGCGGCGGCTTAAAGTAAGTCGCAAAGAACTGCGACTGCTGCCCGAGACTTCTTTCGACAAAATTGCCGCCGCCATAATAACCCACAAGCCATCTCTGGTCATCATCGATTCAATTCAGACTATTTACGCTGAAGATATTGCTTCCGTGCCAGGCTCAGTCAGCCAAGTGCGGGACTGTACAGCCGGATTTATGCGCTTGGCCAAAATGCTTAATATAACTATGGTTCTTATCGGTCATGTGACCAAAGATGGCAATCTGGCTGGGCCACGTATTTTGGAACATATGGTTGACACGGTGCTTTACTTTGAGCAAAATGCCCAAAGCGACCTCCGCTTTATTCGGGCCGTAAAAAACCGTTTCGGGGCAACCAATGAGCTAGGGATTTTCAGCATGCATTCAACCGGACTCACGGCAATTCAAAATCCGTCAGAAATGATGCTAGCCGGACGGCCGCTCAATACACCCGGTACGACCTTAACCGTAACTTCTGAAGGAACTCGACCGCTGTTGATCGAACTGCAGGCCTTGATTGTTCCCTGCAATTACTCCGTCCCGCAGCGCATGACATCCAATTTAGACCGCAATCGGGTTTCTATGTTATTAGCCGTGGCTGATAAGTTTCTACAAGCCAAATTTGATACCTCCGACGTTTACATAAATATCGTAAGCGGTCTGAAAGTAAATGATACTGGAACCGACTTGGCGGTAGTATCCGCCCTTCTCTCCAGCAAACGGAATTTACCGTTGCCGCCGGATACTCTTATTTGCGGCGAAATAGGCCTTACTGGAGAACTGCGTCCGGTAAACTCAATTGCCGGCAAAATTGCCGAGGCAGATAGACTTGGGATTAAGCAGATGATTTTGCCGAGCAGCAACCACTCTACTTGTCGGCAGTTGAAAGAACCCTCACGTGTAGAATTGATTTTTGTCGATAATTTACGGCAAACAGCCGATATTTTGTTCAAATAG
- a CDS encoding IspD/TarI family cytidylyltransferase gives MHLNNFIAIVMAAGSGQRMGLGYNKLLFNLAGQSVLERSVRCLLSEPRLSRVYVVAAAEDFKLFAPILNRLAASDQRLNSNCINGGSTRTASVHNAVEFLSHSDPLPDFLLIHDGARCLLSHQLLSTIIDTVSKGLVTAPALPLTDSIHQVDVNGHAMAAMPRDNLRAVQTPQAFPWPFIYRAYSASTLMNSTGTAKYTDDISLMYALNIPVQFVPGDYKNIKLTSPLDIILAKEFLRSSSSQEN, from the coding sequence ATGCACCTAAATAATTTTATCGCAATTGTTATGGCCGCCGGTTCTGGGCAGCGCATGGGGCTAGGTTACAACAAGCTTTTGTTTAACCTCGCCGGGCAAAGCGTTTTGGAAAGAAGTGTGCGTTGCCTGCTCAGTGAACCGAGACTTAGCCGCGTATACGTCGTTGCCGCCGCTGAAGATTTCAAGTTGTTTGCGCCTATTTTAAATCGGCTCGCGGCCAGCGATCAGCGTTTGAACTCTAACTGCATAAATGGCGGCAGTACCCGAACCGCTTCGGTCCACAATGCAGTCGAATTTTTAAGTCACAGCGATCCGCTACCCGACTTCCTTTTGATCCACGACGGGGCGCGTTGCCTGCTGAGTCACCAACTGTTAAGCACAATAATTGACACAGTTAGTAAAGGTTTGGTCACTGCTCCAGCGCTACCGCTTACAGACAGCATCCACCAAGTTGATGTTAACGGACATGCCATGGCCGCCATGCCGCGTGATAATTTGCGGGCCGTGCAAACCCCTCAAGCCTTTCCTTGGCCATTTATTTACAGGGCTTATTCAGCCTCTACACTTATGAATAGTACAGGGACAGCCAAGTACACCGACGACATCAGCTTGATGTACGCCTTAAACATTCCCGTACAATTCGTTCCCGGGGACTATAAAAATATTAAGCTAACCAGCCCGTTGGACATAATATTGGCCAAAGAATTTCTTAGATCATCGTCCAGTCAGGAAAACTGA
- a CDS encoding MATE family efflux transporter: MRLGFFRQSLAERREMILYGNTLKTIMYLSLPTLMMAVVQSLIPLTDGLYLNNTSSVAVAGAVGFAVPIINILTSLSQGLSVAALAILGQIFGQGDIPKVRHCASQTMFYSFLFGCCIAPFTLLAAFILRSQVNHEIAAPLFNYLSVYSLVLPFLFTASIYNAIKSATGQPEANFIRMLFLFILKLIFNGIFLSWLHLNEFGAVLASLGSYLTINAWMLYDLYIADSETRLTFKNIKPDKVFLTSLVKLAIPSMLSNMMVYFGFTLINMEVSSFGKVALNAQVIASNVSAMAFTVPSSIGSTITALVSMNIGINRTRQAKKSYFIGCLVSIVISAILIAIFLPLSPYLVLMFRNDPDIVDISAGALRIYLWSIIGFGIYMVTNGAFIGLGRTKMTLISGVLRIWFCRYLFILAFEKTLGVYSIFWGNLFSNTICGIIFSAILILCLPWKSVIQDKLSQIGR, encoded by the coding sequence ATGCGCTTAGGTTTTTTTCGCCAAAGTTTAGCTGAACGCCGAGAAATGATTCTGTATGGCAACACGCTGAAAACTATCATGTATTTGTCATTACCGACTTTGATGATGGCCGTAGTGCAATCATTAATACCTCTTACAGACGGATTATATTTGAACAACACATCTTCCGTCGCAGTTGCGGGCGCAGTCGGATTTGCCGTACCGATCATTAACATACTAACATCTTTATCTCAAGGCCTTTCCGTCGCCGCCCTGGCAATTCTCGGACAGATCTTTGGGCAAGGAGACATCCCGAAAGTTCGCCATTGTGCCTCTCAAACCATGTTCTATTCCTTCCTTTTCGGCTGTTGTATCGCCCCGTTCACCCTCTTAGCCGCCTTCATTCTGCGCTCACAGGTTAATCACGAAATTGCCGCTCCTTTATTCAATTACTTGAGTGTTTACTCCCTCGTGTTACCCTTTCTTTTTACTGCGTCAATTTATAACGCAATCAAAAGTGCCACCGGCCAGCCAGAAGCCAACTTCATTCGTATGCTCTTTTTGTTCATTCTGAAATTGATCTTTAACGGAATTTTTCTCTCCTGGCTCCATTTAAACGAATTCGGAGCTGTTTTGGCTTCGCTCGGTTCTTATCTCACCATCAATGCTTGGATGTTGTACGACTTGTATATAGCCGATTCCGAAACCAGACTGACGTTCAAAAATATCAAACCCGACAAGGTTTTTCTGACATCTTTGGTAAAACTTGCTATTCCCTCTATGCTCAGCAATATGATGGTGTACTTCGGTTTCACTTTAATCAATATGGAAGTATCATCTTTTGGCAAAGTTGCCCTGAATGCTCAGGTAATAGCCTCCAATGTCAGCGCGATGGCATTCACCGTGCCTTCGTCAATTGGCTCAACCATAACCGCGCTTGTAAGTATGAACATCGGCATCAACCGCACACGGCAGGCAAAAAAATCTTACTTTATTGGCTGTCTGGTCAGTATCGTTATTTCAGCGATTCTAATCGCCATTTTTTTACCTTTGTCACCATATTTGGTACTCATGTTTCGTAATGATCCCGATATCGTGGATATATCTGCCGGTGCTTTACGCATATACCTCTGGTCAATAATAGGTTTCGGAATCTACATGGTAACCAACGGAGCTTTCATCGGTTTGGGACGCACAAAAATGACTTTGATCAGTGGAGTTTTGCGGATATGGTTCTGCCGTTATCTGTTTATTCTAGCCTTCGAAAAAACTTTGGGTGTTTATTCAATATTTTGGGGAAACCTGTTTTCTAACACTATATGCGGCATAATTTTCAGCGCAATTCTAATCCTATGTCTGCCTTGGAAATCGGTAATTCAGGACAAGCTGTCGCAGATCGGCCGCTGA